Proteins from a genomic interval of Papaver somniferum cultivar HN1 chromosome 4, ASM357369v1, whole genome shotgun sequence:
- the LOC113275495 gene encoding mucin-2-like, with amino-acid sequence MEPFFSPPPPLPHFLASQPLPTAAPPPPPQLITPDALPPQPQVVIPPSPLAFIAPSQTNLDQLHITQVQGATAAPSPPPKQTPNSHKNHPPYHEMIITAIKALNEKTGSSKKAIAKFIDSAYTNLPQSHSALLSNHLKRLKDNGVIITIKNSYALPSINNNLSSAPAPAAAAAPDNGTPSAKRGRGRPPKINTVVALPNPSPNTIPNPSPSTIPNPSPYTIPNPSPNTITTIVGGASPNTTTTIVGGASPNTTTVVVEVQDRSGEVVLPAKRGRGRPPRSIAKPKAIAKPKPKPISGGGGSRPRGRPRKLITDASASASAPPAPQLVPGMVILPTNENTINGAVPLTTVTSITAATPTGRGVGRPRKVNVEASGVAPVVNGAVVKPVSSGKPGRPKKVGSVGRPKKVGAVGRPKRSAGRPARLADAGIVKKTAAVSTGRPVGRPRKVGNNIKDKVVTLLEESLGLGMNQNVPDMYLRLTQLYTIITGRDYNLALAGATAQGNNQ; translated from the exons ATGGAACCTTTTTTTTCTCCTCCGCCTCCTCTTCCTCACTTTCTAGCTTCTCAACCACTCCCCACAGCAgctccaccgccaccaccacaacTCATCACACCAGATGCTCTACCACCACAACCACAGGTGGTTATTCCACCATCTCCGTTAGCTTTTATAGCTCCATCACAGACAAATCTAGATCAATTGCACATCACTCAAGTTCAaggagcaacagcagcaccatcaccaccacccaaACAAACTCCTAACAGTCACAAAAACCATCCTCCTTATCATGAG ATGATAATCACAGCAATTAAAGCACTAAACGAGAAAACTGGTTCAAGTAAGAAAGCAATAGCAAAattcatagattcggcttatacAAATCTACCACAATCTCATTCAGCTTTATTATCTAACCATCTCAAAAGATTGAAGGATAATGGCGTCATTATTACCATCAAGAATTCTTACGCTCTTCCTTCAATCAACAACAACTTATCATCAGCTCCAGCTccagctgcagcagcagcaccTGATAACGGCACTCCTTCAGCTAAACGAGGTCGTGGAAGACCACCCAAAATTAACACTGTTGTTGCTCTTCCAAATCCTAGTCCTAATACCATCCCTAATCCTAGTCCTAGTACCATCCCTAATCCTAGTCCTTATACCATCCCTAATCCTAGTCCTAATACCATCACCACCATTGTAGGAGGAGCTAGTCCTAATACAACCACTACCATTGTCGGAGGAGCTAGTCCTAACACCACCACCGTTGTAGTAGAAGTACAAGATAGATCTGGTGAGGTTGTTTTACCGGCGAAAAGAGGTCGTGGTCGTCCACCTAGGTCAATCGCTAAACCTAAAGCTATTGCCAAGCCCAAGCCCAAGCCCATTTCTGGAGGAGGAGGATCCAGACCTAGGGGTCGTCCACGTAAACTCATTACTGATGCTTCTGCTTCTGCGTCTGCACCTCCTGCACCTCAGTTGGTACCTGGAATGGTGATTCTTCCAACAAATGAGAATACCATTAATGGTGCTGTGCCTTTGACTACAGTTACTTCTATTACTGCTGCCACACCAACTGGAAGAGGTGTTGGAAGACCAAGGAAGGTGAATGTGGAGGCTTCTGGTGTTGCTCCTGTTGTTAATGGTGCTGTTGTGAAGCCAGTTAGTAGTGGGAAACCTGGGAGGCCAAAGAAAGTTGGTTCTGTTGGGAGGCCAAAGAAAGTTGGTGCAGTTGGGAGGCCTAAGCGTTCTGCTGGGAGACCTGCAAGGCTTGCTGATGCTGGTATTGTGAAGAAAACAGCGGCAGTTTCTACCGGGAGACCTGTTGGGAGACCTAGGAAAGTG GGGAACAATATTAAGGACAAAGTTGTGACGTTATTGGAGGAGTCATTAGGTCTTGGCATGAACCAAAATGTTCCTGACATGTACCTGAGACTTACACAACTCTACACCATCATTACTGGTAGAGATTACAACCTTGCACTTGCAGGAGCTACTGCCCAGGGAAATAACCAGTGA